The following coding sequences lie in one Trichoderma breve strain T069 chromosome 1, whole genome shotgun sequence genomic window:
- a CDS encoding glycosyl hydrolases family 17 domain-containing protein, with product MQRYGEHGDSPESEPLDGYGQSHRGVSPDSRGYSPPEIYHDQHQPPPVPSHQHQGQNYGYDQHEGYEYDYDGQAPPPPQHRQGDNGYFAGGARNDGDMASGGMAGIAYGVAERNARESGMQAAHGGLPPPPSHARYPDGYDYPQDDRGSRTTFNPLGMPTAAHSSRSPSRSTRDPYADDHYPAMYPPNPRNSNPMLGMFNPNEIVDDGDDGLDYSRRSARNSILSASNSDRAAKGAAVATVAAGGILGAGAIKSALGRNAQAAAGGNGGGDEGGGMLFDNGSTEEKSAWMAQQATKTKRWRWAIIIILVLIVIGAVVGGVVGTQVGKHGSKSSSGSGSGSSKGGSGSGSGGSGSDSDDDSGDLNINSQEIKDLLNNPDLHKVFPGVDYTPLNTQYPDCLTNPPSQNNITRDVAVLSQLTNKIRLYGTDCNQTQMVLHSISQLEMTSDIKVWLGVWQDNNATTNARQLKEMWNILDKYGDDPFEGIIVANEVLFRQQFTVTTLGELLDDVRTNLTKKNLNLPVATSDLGDDWTQALAADSDYIMANVHPFFSGTQATDAAAWTWNFWDEHDGPFWKSDKSKNVISETGWPTGGGKYCGGPSTCDAPAVAGIDELNTFMSDWVCQALENGTNYFWFEAFDEPWKVIYNTPGQEWEDKWGLMDANRKLKDGVKIPDCGGKTV from the exons ATGCAGCGCTACGGTGAACACGGCGACTCTCCCGAGAGCGAACCTCTCGATGGCTACGGCCAGTCGCATCGAGGAGTTTCCCCCGATAGTCGCGGCTACTCGCCGCCCGAGATATATCATGACCAGCATCAACCTCCTCCAGTGCCCTCTCACCAGCATCAGGGCCAGAACTACGGCTACGACCAACATGAAGGCTACGAGTACGACTACGATGGCCAGGCTCCTCCCCCGCCTCAGCATCGCCAGGGCGACAACGGCTACTTTGCCGGCGGAGCACGCAATGACGG CGACATGGCCTCTGGAGGAATGGCTGGCATTGCCTATGGAGTAGCAGAGCGAAACGCACGAGAGAGCGGCATGCAAGCGGCCCATGGCGGactgccaccgccgccatcccACGCTCGATATCCCGACGGCTACGACTATCCTCAAGATGATCGAGGCTCGCGAACGACCTTTAACCCCCTGGGCATGCCGACTGCTGCTCACAGCTCGCGATCACCCTCCCGCAGCACGCGCGACCCGTATGCCGACGACCACTATCCGGCGATGTATCCTCCCAACCCGCGGAATAGCAATCCGATGCTGGGCATGTTCAATCCTAATGAGATTGTGGACGACGGTGACGATGGATTGGATTATTCGCGACGTAGCGCACGCAATTCCATCCTGAGTGCCTCCAACTCGGATCGAGCAGCAAAGGGAGCTGCCGTTGCGACTGTTGCAGCTGGAGGAATCTTGGGGGCTGGTGCCATCAAGAGCGCCTTGGGCCGTAATG ctcaagcagcagcaggaggtAATGGTGGAGGGGACGAAGGCGGAGGCATGCTCTTCGACAACGGTAGCACCGAGGAGAAGTCGGCCTGGATGGCACAGCAAGCGACCAAGACCAAACGATGGCGCtgggccatcatcatcatcctcgtcctcatcgtcatcggtgCCGTCGTTGGCGGCGTCGTCGGAACTCAAGTCGGCAAACACGGCAGCAAAtcaagcagcggcagcggcagcggcagctccaAGGGTGGCAGCGGAAGTGGAAgtggtggcagtggcagcgaCTCTGATGACGACAGTGGTGATCTTAACATCAACAGCCAGGAGATCAAGGACTTGCTCAACAACCCCGACCTGCACAAGGTCTTCCCCGGAGTTGATTACACGCCCCTCAACACCCAGTATCCCGACTGTCTGACCAACCCTCCGTCGCAGAACAACATCACTCGTGACGTGGCCGTGCTCAGCCAGTTGACCAACAAGATCCGTCTCTACGGCACTGACTGCAACCAGACTCAGATGGTCCTCCACTCCATCTCCCAGCTGGAGATGACCAGCGACATCAAGGTGTGGCTGGGCGTCTGGCAGGACAACAACGCCACGACCAACGCTCGCCAACTCAAGGAGATGTGGAACATTCTCGACAAGTACGGCGATGACCCCTTTGAGGGTATTATTGTTGCCAACGAAGTGCTCTTTCGCCAGCAGTTTACTGTCACTACTCTTGGCgagctcctcgacgacgTGCGCACTAATCTCACCAAGAAGAACCTGAATCTCCCTGTCGCTACTTCCGACTTGGGAGATGACTGGACTCAAGCTCTTGCCGCTGATAGCGACTATATCATGGCCAACGTCCACCCGTTTTTTAGTGGAACGCAGGCGACTGACGCTGCTGCCTGGACTTGGAACTTCTGGGATGAACACGACGGCCCATTCTGGAAGTCGGACAAGTCCAAGAATGTTATTTCTGAGACGGGTTGGCCTACGGGAGGAGGCAAATACTGTGGAGGTCCCTCGACTTGCGATGCTCCAGCCGTGGCGGGCATCGACGAGCTCAACACCTTCATGAGCGACTGGGTGTGCCAGGCGCTCGAGAACGGCACAAACTACTTTTGGTTTGAGGCCTTTGACGAGCCGTGGAAGGTCATTTACAACACTCCGGGCCAGGAGTGGGAGGACAAATGGGGGCTGATGGACGCCAACCGAAAGCTCAAAGACGGAGTCAAGATTCCCGACTGCGGCGGCAAGACTGTTTAA
- a CDS encoding SRR1 domain-containing protein, producing the protein MEEIQKDFENFNAQFQTSPGAASLRDTITEFVSDALADGNDKPVTQAISLGIGSFDPTDGSWQLKRRAHTQLAAMLFMVRLLEEKTNSGPIKCIFQEPIFTSGDIGFLTAMGHEVVASPVASNSVNAGTLFYGPHLYKEIYGKALQGELPSVWVGTDWVVWSKTFISPSKEEEEHLLAIKKMHETYKHVTFPEDDRDNTIFYATSLYLRYPENQAVASVEEAAAAEMNYVEAKDEIKEEPSETNNVKVKEEPTGMNYVEIKDEPTETKNVRAKQKPIKTYGLQGNQKPTFPERCNFRAKREPTARDDVKIKEEPTEPNDVKIEEESTEAIYIVIKDEPTETDNFGVKREPSGTSYAGVKREPSETYEVYIKEEPVEWHEVYIKQEPLD; encoded by the exons ATGGAGGAAATCCAGAAAGACTTTGAAAACTTCAACGCTCAGTTCCAAACCTCTCCAGGTGCCGCTTCTCTCCGAGATACCATTACTGAATTCGTCTCTGATGCTTTAGCCGATGGCAACGACAAGCCCGTCACCCAGGCCATCAGCCTGGGCATTGGATCCTTTGATCCTACCGATGGGAGCTGGCAGCTCAAGAGAAGAGCTCATACGCAACTTGCCGCCATGCTGTTCATGGTTCGCTTGCTAG AGGAGAAAACCAACAGCGGGCCCATCAAATGCATCTTCCAGGAGCCCATTTTCACCTCCGGTGACATTGGCTTTCTCACTGCAATGGGCCATGAAGTTGTCGCTTCGCCCGTTGCCAGCAACTCGGTCAACGCTGGAACCCTCTTCTACGGCCCCCATCTGTACAAAGAAATCTACGGCAAGGCACTCCAGGGAGAGCTACCATCAGTTTGGGTAGGCACTGACTGGGTTGTCTGGTCCAA AACCTTTATTTCGCcgtcaaaagaagaagaagagcaccTTCTCGCCATTAAGAAGATGCATGAGACGTATAAGCACGTCACCTTCCCAGAAGACGACAGAGACAACACAATCTTCTATGCAACCTCCCTGTACCTCAGATACCCAGAGAATCAGGCGGTTGCCTCCGTGGAAGAAGCGGCCGCTGCTGAGATGAACTACGTCGAGGCCAAAGACGAAATCAAAGAAGAGCCTTCTGAGACTAACaacgtcaaagtcaaagaagagccTACCGGGATGAACTACGTCGAAATCAAAGATGAGCCTACTGAGACAAAGAACGTCAGAGCCAAGCAGAAGCCTATTAAGACGTACGGCCTCCAGGGCAACCAAAAGCCTACCTTTCCTGAGAGGTGCAATTTCAGAGCCAAACGAGAGCCTACTGCGAGGGATGACGTTAAAATCAAAGAAGAGCCTACTGAGCCGAACGACGTTAAAATCGAAGAAGAGTCTACAGAGGCAATTTACATTGTAATCAAAGATGAGCCTACGGAGACGGATAACTTCGGAGTCAAACGAGAGCCTTCTGGGACGAGCTACGCCGGAGTCAAACGAGAGCCCTCTGAGACGTACGAAGTCTAcatcaaagaagagcctGTTGAATGGCACGAAGTCTACATCAAACAAGAGCCTCTTGACTGA